The genomic region TAACGCCGACCCCCGGCGGCGATTCCGCGCACCCGCAATTGACCTCGGGCGCGATCGCCCTTGCGTCCAAATAACACTAACGGCTGTTCGGCGAACAAGTCCGGCGGCGCTTGCGGATAGACTTGAGCGGGTTCGCCGCCGCCTTCCCAGGCGACCTCGATATTGGTCAGCACCGGATTGTTGATTTGGCGGAAAAAGCGATCGGCCACTTCTCCCGTAGGTTCGTCCTGACGGATGACTTGCGCCGTTCCCCGTCCGACCTCGGCGAGGCGATCGAGTAAAAAGCGGTTGACCGAACTGCCGACCCCGAAACTATACAAACGATTGCCCGCTTGCAAGCGTTCCTGAACTTCCGCAATCACCTCGTTATCGTTACCGATATAACCGTCGGTAATCAGTACGACACTGCGCAAGCGTCCTTCCTTGGCGGCGGGAAAATTCAGCACCGCTTGCATTCCATTGAGCAACTCCGTCCCGCCGTTGGCGTCGAGTTTGTCGATGTAACTTAAAGCCCGGCGGCGGTTGGCGGGGGTATTTTCCAGAGGTTCGGCGGATAAGGCTTGGGCCGTATTGGCAAAATCGATAATTGTAAATGTATCGTTAGGATTGAGTCCGTTGATAAAACGGCGCATCAACTCTTTAGACTTCGCCAGAGGATCGCCGGATTGAGATCCGGAGGTATCCATTAAAAAGACGACATCTTTGGGAACAATTTCTTTAGTATCGTAATCGATCGCCGGAATCAGATAAATCGCAAAATGGCCGCCGCGATCGTCCCCTTGGGTCAACACCGTGGCTTTGGTATTGTCTCCCGAAACGCGATAGCGCAAAATTAAATCTTTATTCGGAATCGTATCGTCCGGGGCGAGACGAACGGCGATCCGGTTCTCGTCGAGTTGGCGGGTTTCGAGATCGTGAGACGGCGATCGCACCTCCGAGATCGGCACTCCCGCATCGATTTCCACAGTCACGCCGATATCGTGCCCCGATCGCACCTCCGGCGGCAATACCGGGGGAGTGATGCGCGACGCATCCGGGACGCGATCGCTGTTTCCCTCGCGATCGATCGCCTCTCCCGGAATATAACGCGGTCCGACCACCATCGGAAAAACGAATTCGTAATCGCCACCTTCAAATTGCAACGAATCGGTATAGCGAATCGTCACGTCAATTTCTTCCCCCGGTTTAATATTGGCTAACGATTGGGTAAAAATATTAGCGCGTTCTTGTTCGAGGAGTCCGGCGGTCCGTCCTTCGCGTTTGGCGTCTTCGTAAATTTGTTGCGCTTCTTCTCGTTCTTTGATTTCCCCTTTAATAATACGATCGCCGATTTTAATTTCCATATCGTCCACCGCCGCCTCGTCGGGTAACGGGAACACGTAAACCGCTTCTAAAGGTTCTTCAAACGGATTTTGAAACGTTTGGGTCACTGCGACCCGAGAAAGATTTCCCGCAATTGTGGCGTTAACTTCCGTATGTTTGAGGGGAAAAACCTGACGTTCCCCGTCTTCGGAAACGGCGTACAAGCCTCCGGTTTCCCTCGCGGTTTCGGCGGCAGCGCTCGATCGCCCCCGGGCGGTCACTTCGGTATTAGAATGGCTGCGGGAGATCGGCGTCCAGGTTTGAGCTAAAGCAAATTTGGCGATCGCGCCCACCCCTGCCAGCAGGAGGGTACAGGCGATCGCAGTATAGAGAGGTTTCATAATTTAGGGTTCTCAAACATGCTGAATCTGTAGGTTATTCCAGCATGGCACAGTTCGATCCGCGCGATCGCGCGGTTACCTTTTTGGTAACGCCATTTTAACCCCGTCTCCGTGGCGATCGCCCTGTCAACGATAGTCCAAATTTTGGCATTCTTTAAACTCGTCGATCGCCGTGTCTGGAATTTGAGCCGTGGCGAGTTTTTGAAATCCTTCTAAGTCTACTGTTTCATTTTGGTAAAAGTCCCAGGGCGAAGCATCGGAGAATCCGTAAGCGGCGCGACTCGGTGTCGCGACATCGGCATTATCGATCGCCTTCGGT from Oxynema aestuarii AP17 harbors:
- a CDS encoding VIT domain-containing protein; amino-acid sequence: MKPLYTAIACTLLLAGVGAIAKFALAQTWTPISRSHSNTEVTARGRSSAAAETARETGGLYAVSEDGERQVFPLKHTEVNATIAGNLSRVAVTQTFQNPFEEPLEAVYVFPLPDEAAVDDMEIKIGDRIIKGEIKEREEAQQIYEDAKREGRTAGLLEQERANIFTQSLANIKPGEEIDVTIRYTDSLQFEGGDYEFVFPMVVGPRYIPGEAIDREGNSDRVPDASRITPPVLPPEVRSGHDIGVTVEIDAGVPISEVRSPSHDLETRQLDENRIAVRLAPDDTIPNKDLILRYRVSGDNTKATVLTQGDDRGGHFAIYLIPAIDYDTKEIVPKDVVFLMDTSGSQSGDPLAKSKELMRRFINGLNPNDTFTIIDFANTAQALSAEPLENTPANRRRALSYIDKLDANGGTELLNGMQAVLNFPAAKEGRLRSVVLITDGYIGNDNEVIAEVQERLQAGNRLYSFGVGSSVNRFLLDRLAEVGRGTAQVIRQDEPTGEVADRFFRQINNPVLTNIEVAWEGGGEPAQVYPQAPPDLFAEQPLVLFGRKGDRARGQLRVRGIAAGGRRYEQLFRMTFEESGNPAIAQLWGRARIKELMSQMYGGETTSAVEAVTDTALTYRLLSQYTAFVAVSEEVRVDPDGTTRRVEVPVELPEGVSYEGIFGDVDDRVQFAPAPPPTGAMSAPSPTGMATRRPGGGVRLQRAEEEVGLAAPEPGAGNRIEVLEAEGLEEAAIADLERYLAQHNFDPSLSGETVWELKVENGRVVRVIFDDRASALPDRLAITSLRRSLSRWVVPNGFSGDVRLKLRVNKA